A section of the Ignavibacteriales bacterium genome encodes:
- a CDS encoding VCBS repeat-containing protein — translation MYNFNHKKRSAGMGVLASLFVMFVMAIMTLNGCNKEESSDNTNTDESTKAIFAQVPSEKSHIDFNNKVTETPDLNYFSYQYIYNGGGVAVGDINNDGLPDLYFTANQLSNKLYLNKGNLEFEDITDKAGVAARDGWKTGVSMVDINNDGNLDIYVSRSGNNPDPDLRRNLLYVNNGDNTFTEKARDYGIDDPGYSTQSYFADFDKDGDLDMYLVSHRVDFQNNDLLYDRSTLQPTEFDSDKLYKNNGSAFTDISKEAGISNKAWGLSASIGDFNNDGWEDIYVANDFLEPDMLYINQGDGTFKEEIGEHISHISFYGMGSDFADINNDGFADLYVLDMVAPQHERSKRTMASMNPPKFWKMVDNGYNYQYMSNTLQLNNGNGNFSEINQIAGVGKTDWSWAPLFADFDNDGMKDLFVTNGITKDVTDNDFKISLQKKKAAGEKVTFEEVMGMMPGTKVANYIYRNTGNFKFKSMDEPWKMDQKVNSNGAAYADLDNDGDLEIVINNLDDVASIYENLATKELDNNYLQVKFKGPETNPNGYGAKVYLINDDGAIQYQELYPSRGYLSSVESILHFGVGKADEIKKLVIQWPDGKQQTKENVSTNQVLEANYSDANETATPVNKIDPKYFQEAENDLGIDFKHTDVAYDDFVKESLIPHKQSQNGPFISVGDVNGDGMEDFYIGGAAGQSGELYIQTGEGKFAKAESQPWEADKASEDMGSVFFDADGDGDMDLYVSSGSNEFPEGSPLLAHRLYINDGKGAFTKSSGAIPSITTSGMAVTVGDYDGDGDMDLFVGGRVTPAKYPYSPRSYLLKNDGGKFTDVTETDAPGLVTPGMITDAEFTDFDKDGDMDLAFVGEWMPICLFQNDGGKFKDVSKEKGLDDHSSGWWYSVTPADLDGDGDMDFICGNLGANNKFHPSGEKPLQVYSTDFDDNGTNDIVLAKFSNDKKCLPVRGRECSSGQMPFILDKFPTYQSFAEASLQNIYTEDKLNRALKLEAKDFESCVIINNNGKYEMSILPIEAQFSPIAGAIVIDVNKDGNMDIVAAGNNFGAEVETIRYDAGRGTVLLGDGKGGFKPVNLLESGFFAPGDVKDIKLIHVGADKKPVILVANNNAQMQAFSLK, via the coding sequence ATGTACAATTTCAACCATAAGAAAAGGTCTGCCGGTATGGGAGTACTCGCAAGTCTTTTCGTAATGTTTGTTATGGCAATCATGACGCTTAACGGCTGTAACAAAGAAGAATCATCGGATAATACAAATACCGATGAATCAACTAAAGCAATTTTTGCTCAGGTACCCTCCGAAAAATCTCACATAGATTTTAATAACAAAGTTACCGAGACACCTGATCTGAATTATTTTTCATATCAGTACATCTATAACGGCGGCGGAGTTGCCGTCGGGGATATCAATAATGACGGTTTGCCAGATCTTTATTTCACTGCAAATCAACTTTCAAACAAGCTATATCTAAATAAAGGTAATCTTGAATTCGAGGATATCACGGATAAAGCTGGTGTAGCAGCCCGTGACGGCTGGAAAACAGGTGTATCAATGGTAGATATCAATAATGACGGTAACCTGGATATTTACGTTTCAAGATCAGGTAATAATCCGGATCCGGACTTGAGAAGAAACCTTCTTTATGTAAATAATGGGGACAATACATTTACCGAAAAAGCCCGCGATTATGGTATAGATGATCCCGGATATTCTACACAATCATATTTTGCCGATTTCGATAAGGATGGCGATCTCGATATGTATCTTGTCAGTCATAGGGTAGACTTTCAAAACAATGATCTGCTTTATGACAGATCAACGCTTCAGCCAACCGAATTCGATTCCGATAAACTTTATAAGAATAACGGAAGCGCATTCACGGACATTTCCAAAGAAGCAGGAATTTCAAACAAGGCATGGGGACTCAGCGCTTCTATTGGTGATTTTAATAATGACGGCTGGGAAGATATTTATGTTGCAAATGACTTCCTGGAGCCCGATATGCTCTATATAAACCAGGGTGACGGAACTTTTAAAGAAGAGATCGGCGAACATATTAGCCACATCTCTTTTTATGGAATGGGGAGCGATTTTGCCGATATAAATAATGACGGCTTTGCCGACCTTTATGTTCTGGACATGGTTGCTCCGCAACACGAAAGGTCGAAAAGAACAATGGCATCGATGAACCCGCCAAAGTTCTGGAAAATGGTAGACAACGGTTATAATTATCAGTATATGAGCAATACGCTCCAGCTTAATAACGGCAACGGTAATTTCAGTGAAATAAATCAGATCGCCGGAGTTGGTAAGACCGATTGGAGCTGGGCGCCTTTGTTTGCAGATTTTGACAACGATGGTATGAAAGATCTATTCGTAACAAACGGTATAACAAAAGACGTTACTGACAATGACTTTAAGATCAGCCTTCAAAAGAAGAAAGCAGCAGGTGAGAAGGTAACTTTTGAAGAAGTTATGGGAATGATGCCCGGTACCAAAGTTGCTAATTACATATACAGGAATACAGGCAATTTTAAATTCAAATCCATGGACGAGCCATGGAAAATGGATCAAAAGGTAAATTCAAACGGAGCTGCATACGCAGACCTGGATAATGACGGTGACCTTGAAATAGTAATTAACAATCTCGATGACGTTGCATCAATTTATGAAAACCTTGCTACGAAGGAACTGGATAATAATTACCTTCAGGTAAAATTCAAAGGACCTGAGACAAATCCAAACGGTTACGGCGCGAAAGTATATCTAATCAATGATGACGGCGCAATTCAATACCAGGAGCTATACCCGTCAAGAGGTTATCTATCCTCCGTAGAAAGCATCCTGCACTTTGGTGTAGGCAAAGCTGATGAGATAAAGAAACTGGTGATACAATGGCCGGACGGCAAACAACAGACTAAAGAAAACGTGAGTACGAATCAGGTTTTAGAAGCAAACTATTCAGATGCAAATGAAACAGCAACACCTGTAAATAAAATAGATCCTAAATACTTCCAGGAAGCTGAAAATGACCTGGGAATAGATTTTAAACACACGGATGTAGCATACGATGATTTTGTAAAAGAAAGCCTTATTCCTCATAAGCAATCTCAAAACGGTCCATTCATCTCAGTTGGAGATGTAAACGGAGACGGTATGGAAGATTTTTACATTGGCGGAGCGGCTGGTCAAAGCGGTGAGCTTTATATTCAGACCGGCGAAGGTAAATTCGCTAAGGCAGAAAGTCAGCCCTGGGAAGCCGATAAGGCATCAGAAGATATGGGTTCAGTATTCTTCGATGCAGACGGCGACGGTGACATGGACCTATACGTTTCCAGCGGAAGCAACGAATTCCCGGAAGGTTCTCCACTATTAGCGCACAGGCTGTATATCAATGACGGAAAAGGAGCATTTACAAAATCATCCGGCGCAATCCCTTCTATCACTACGAGTGGTATGGCAGTTACAGTAGGGGATTATGACGGCGACGGCGACATGGACCTATTTGTTGGGGGAAGAGTTACTCCTGCTAAGTATCCATATTCACCGCGAAGCTATCTGCTTAAAAACGACGGCGGTAAATTCACCGATGTAACCGAGACAGATGCACCAGGTCTTGTTACTCCCGGCATGATAACCGATGCAGAGTTCACAGATTTTGATAAAGACGGTGATATGGATCTTGCGTTTGTAGGTGAATGGATGCCGATATGTCTATTCCAAAATGACGGAGGCAAGTTCAAAGACGTCTCAAAAGAGAAGGGACTGGACGATCATTCCAGCGGATGGTGGTATAGTGTTACCCCGGCAGACCTGGATGGTGACGGTGATATGGACTTTATCTGTGGAAATCTAGGCGCAAATAATAAATTTCACCCATCAGGAGAAAAACCGCTCCAGGTATATAGTACTGACTTCGATGATAACGGAACAAACGACATAGTACTTGCAAAATTCAGTAATGATAAAAAATGCCTTCCTGTAAGGGGAAGAGAATGTTCATCGGGACAAATGCCATTCATACTGGATAAATTCCCAACATATCAGAGCTTCGCTGAAGCATCTCTTCAAAATATTTATACCGAAGATAAGCTAAACAGGGCTCTAAAGCTCGAAGCAAAGGATTTCGAAAGCTGTGTAATAATCAATAACAATGGGAAGTATGAAATGTCTATACTTCCGATCGAAGCACAGTTCTCACCGATCGCAGGCGCGATAGTGATAGACGTAAATAAGGACGGCAATATGGATATAGTAGCGGCAGGAAATAACTTCGGCGCTGAAGTCGAGACGATCAGGTATGACGCAGGCAGGGGAACAGTACTTCTCGGGGACGGTAAAGGCGGATTTAAGCCCGTTAATCTTCTAGAATCGGGATTCTTCGCTCCCGGAGACGTGAAAGACATTAAACTGATACATGTAGGAGCAGATAAGAAGCCTGTAATACTGGTAGCTAATAACAATGCTCAAATGCAGGCATTCTCGCTTAAATAA
- a CDS encoding T9SS type A sorting domain-containing protein — MHTRKTITVLLLVITFFALPRFSFSQSKVYDDFSLKAMPNWVWGGMIEMKYSHDEDNRENGFGELYTTEAVKPGTYVGKIAKYQKFHFTAGNFLNVMLQGVSNDCNVKIGIIYDVNNDNSYDEEKDVLLVAKPISLNFDGWKEVKIKLDEENFKIVSSTPVDLAITEDDAFGIRLDYETGKNYKESKLETGIALVSEIENKENLITGNNTKKKTGESYFKAKNYPNPFNPNTTISFTLPEASYTNVTVYDRLGREVKVLLDESLSAGTHSVEFEADGLPSGIYFYRIKTSSETEVLKMILAK, encoded by the coding sequence ATGCACACAAGAAAAACGATTACTGTTTTACTACTGGTAATTACATTCTTTGCGCTTCCCCGTTTTTCATTTTCTCAATCAAAGGTCTATGATGATTTTTCCCTCAAAGCTATGCCTAACTGGGTATGGGGCGGAATGATAGAGATGAAATACTCGCACGATGAGGATAATAGAGAAAATGGATTTGGCGAATTATACACAACCGAAGCAGTGAAGCCCGGCACTTACGTCGGCAAAATAGCTAAATATCAAAAATTCCACTTTACCGCGGGAAATTTCCTCAATGTTATGTTGCAGGGTGTTTCAAATGACTGTAACGTAAAGATAGGTATAATATACGATGTCAATAATGATAACAGCTACGATGAAGAAAAGGACGTACTGCTTGTCGCTAAGCCGATTTCCTTAAACTTCGACGGATGGAAGGAAGTAAAGATAAAACTCGACGAAGAGAATTTTAAGATCGTTTCGAGTACTCCTGTTGATCTGGCAATAACCGAAGACGATGCTTTTGGTATCAGGCTGGATTATGAAACAGGCAAGAATTATAAGGAATCGAAGCTTGAGACAGGTATTGCTTTGGTCTCGGAAATCGAGAACAAAGAAAATCTCATTACTGGTAATAACACTAAAAAGAAAACGGGTGAATCTTACTTTAAAGCAAAAAACTACCCGAATCCTTTTAATCCCAATACTACAATATCATTTACATTACCGGAAGCTAGCTATACCAATGTTACAGTCTATGACAGGCTGGGCAGAGAGGTAAAAGTTCTGCTTGACGAAAGTCTTTCTGCTGGTACACATTCTGTCGAATTTGAAGCAGATGGTTTACCGAGTGGCATTTACTTCTACAGAATAAAGACTTCGAGCGAGACGGAAGTATTGAAGATGATACTTGCTAAATGA
- a CDS encoding T9SS type A sorting domain-containing protein yields the protein MIKKYLLHIILIAGFILIGIRANAGENEIPSSQLDGFGSGNSAGNVDDYKLYQNYPNPFNPVTKISYKINNEGFVSLKVYNLVGQVVGVLVNENQEPGTYSVIFNGNQLTTGIYLYKLQVNGFTTVKRMTLIK from the coding sequence ATGATAAAAAAGTACCTTTTACATATAATATTAATTGCGGGTTTTATTTTGATCGGCATTAGAGCAAATGCCGGTGAAAATGAAATCCCCAGTTCACAATTAGATGGATTTGGTTCAGGCAATTCAGCAGGTAATGTTGATGATTATAAACTTTATCAAAATTACCCGAATCCATTTAATCCGGTCACAAAAATAAGTTACAAGATCAACAATGAAGGCTTCGTCTCTTTGAAGGTCTATAACTTAGTCGGACAAGTCGTTGGCGTACTCGTCAATGAAAACCAGGAACCAGGAACTTACAGCGTTATATTCAACGGTAACCAATTAACTACCGGAATATATCTCTATAAACTCCAGGTAAACGGATTTACTACAGTAAAAAGAATGACTCTAATCAAGTAA
- a CDS encoding T9SS type A sorting domain-containing protein — translation MAGAQTLSYDLFTTQSYDYRAVRSSVDNAQLLKLNKEVFDEIFTSKPYKLNLSIPVENGTRANIQLERFEILTPDAKGTTTSSTGIDEFSLRNIVVSYMGKVNGLDNSFISLNFSLNGVNGVMVTDVERYVIGRMENMGQNDYLLFRESKLKMQNNFSCATSDEITDEMRRMMSNLDTDMDNMTTEIRQANIALDLDFATHNRFGSVNNATAYALSLFATSSVLYLREMNIKLNINYVNVWTTADPYTGSGSNDILNQFRSYWNSNHQSDQRTIAHLISTRAGGLGGIAWVNVLCASTSNGYGYAFSNTNGGFNQVPTYSWDVDVVSHEMGHNFGSPHTHSCSWPGGPIDTCYQVEGGCYSGPTHPIIGTIMSYCHLSAGKVLNFGTLPRNLIRTYAENAPCMNSLSQQVVVAFPNGGESFKTYTTTNIIWGSGFTGNVDIELTTNNGGSWSTIASNIPASQNEYIWNIPNMDTTQQAKIRILNSANASQGDTSDAVFTINENLTLIGISLVSPSHWSKIFTSQGDTSKVDFVWRKAGYHPSITYKWSFKKIGGTTEYFFPSNNSGNDTSLTVTKGFLDSLGRTVIGFTNDSVQCVWRSWAYNAYDSLASNIFIITIADNSVGINNIGQEIPGEFKLFNNYPNPFNPQTRIDFALAKDANVKLVVYDYLGRKVAALVNGRLNAGTYSADFKGSGLASGVYFYRLTADYSSGSYVETRRMMLIK, via the coding sequence ATGGCTGGCGCGCAAACGTTAAGCTATGATCTGTTCACCACGCAGTCCTATGATTACCGGGCTGTTCGTTCAAGTGTGGATAATGCTCAGCTATTAAAGCTGAATAAGGAGGTCTTTGATGAAATCTTTACATCAAAGCCATACAAGCTGAATCTCAGTATTCCTGTAGAAAACGGTACGCGTGCAAATATTCAATTAGAAAGATTTGAGATACTAACACCTGATGCTAAAGGAACAACAACTTCCTCCACGGGTATAGATGAGTTTTCATTACGTAACATTGTTGTTTCATATATGGGAAAAGTTAACGGGCTGGATAATAGCTTCATCAGTCTTAATTTTTCTCTGAATGGCGTGAACGGCGTTATGGTGACTGATGTAGAGCGTTATGTAATCGGAAGAATGGAAAATATGGGCCAGAATGATTATCTATTGTTCCGCGAAAGTAAATTAAAGATGCAGAATAATTTTAGTTGTGCAACCAGTGATGAGATCACGGATGAAATGCGAAGAATGATGTCTAATCTGGATACTGATATGGATAATATGACAACCGAGATTAGACAGGCTAATATTGCATTGGATCTCGACTTTGCTACCCATAACAGGTTTGGATCGGTAAATAATGCTACAGCATATGCTCTTTCCCTATTCGCAACGTCATCGGTTCTATACTTACGAGAAATGAACATCAAGCTGAATATTAATTATGTAAATGTATGGACGACTGCTGATCCGTATACAGGATCAGGTTCGAATGATATACTTAACCAGTTTCGTTCATATTGGAATAGTAACCATCAGAGCGATCAAAGAACAATTGCCCACCTGATTAGCACACGCGCAGGAGGACTTGGCGGAATTGCATGGGTTAATGTTCTGTGTGCTAGTACATCCAATGGCTATGGATATGCATTTAGTAATACTAACGGTGGATTTAATCAGGTGCCGACATATTCATGGGATGTCGACGTTGTATCTCACGAAATGGGACATAACTTTGGTTCACCTCACACACACAGCTGTAGTTGGCCCGGTGGTCCGATTGATACCTGCTACCAGGTAGAGGGAGGATGCTACAGTGGTCCTACTCATCCGATAATAGGAACAATTATGAGCTATTGTCATCTTTCTGCTGGAAAGGTGCTGAACTTTGGAACACTTCCGAGAAATCTGATAAGAACATATGCGGAAAATGCGCCTTGTATGAATAGTCTTTCCCAGCAGGTTGTTGTAGCTTTTCCAAATGGAGGCGAATCATTCAAAACATATACAACTACAAATATAATCTGGGGAAGCGGATTTACAGGAAATGTTGATATTGAGCTTACGACAAACAATGGTGGTTCATGGTCGACTATTGCGAGCAATATCCCTGCCAGCCAGAATGAGTATATCTGGAATATTCCCAACATGGATACGACTCAGCAAGCAAAGATAAGGATACTTAATTCAGCTAATGCATCTCAAGGTGACACCTCTGACGCGGTATTCACGATTAATGAAAACCTTACGCTGATTGGAATATCATTGGTATCCCCTTCTCACTGGTCAAAGATATTTACCAGCCAGGGCGATACATCAAAGGTAGATTTTGTGTGGCGAAAAGCCGGCTATCACCCATCCATTACATATAAATGGAGCTTCAAAAAGATCGGTGGTACGACCGAGTACTTCTTCCCATCTAATAACAGCGGAAACGATACATCACTAACCGTCACAAAAGGCTTCCTTGATTCATTGGGCAGGACAGTAATTGGATTTACTAACGATTCAGTGCAATGTGTTTGGAGAAGCTGGGCATACAACGCTTACGATTCTCTCGCATCGAATATATTCATTATCACAATAGCGGATAATAGCGTCGGCATTAATAACATCGGCCAGGAGATACCCGGCGAGTTTAAGCTGTTTAATAACTACCCTAACCCGTTCAATCCCCAGACCAGGATCGATTTCGCGCTGGCTAAGGACGCTAATGTAAAGCTCGTTGTCTACGATTACCTTGGCAGAAAGGTCGCCGCCCTTGTAAACGGCAGACTGAATGCAGGCACTTATTCGGCTGATTTTAAGGGCTCAGGGCTTGCCAGCGGAGTATATTTCTACAGGCTTACAGCTGATTATTCCTCCGGTAGCTATGTGGAAACTAGAAGAATGATGCTCATAAAATAA
- a CDS encoding Do family serine endopeptidase — protein sequence MSKKEISKKLVLSTALVLIVALTFGAVLIASFNKGSLLVADSKLDFKTTPPIANENPTIRDLNDAFIEVSEKVTPATVYIEVTTKGKENNDNEKQNDLDFFFGPDNMDDMPSQGSGSGVIISSDGYIMTNNHVVTKASDDGIKVVLTDKREFHARLIGTDPNTDIAVIKIDADNLPVASVGNSDEVKVGEWVLAIGNPLGLNNTVTSGIVSAIGRNIRMGDSYSINNFIQTDAVINPGNSGGALVDMNGYVIGINAAIKTNTGFYQGYGFAIPINIAKEVAQELIEKGKVARGYIGVSIKDVDIKEAKGLGLNEAKGVLIQGVQPGSGGEEAGLKIGDIILKVDGQEVNASNQLQTVIGAKDPGDVVDLTVFRNGDTFDTKVTLKEAIQPNQPVSNNAPESNESTPNLNSKAFEGLGLKVSDMTGSMLSKYGVSNGIYVTSVGTYTEAFNRGLREGLVITEADKSKISSVEDLASVISDKNKGDVVMLRVVSPAKDVRLIALEVQ from the coding sequence ATGTCAAAAAAAGAAATCTCAAAGAAATTAGTATTGAGCACGGCGCTAGTGCTTATTGTAGCGCTTACTTTTGGGGCGGTGCTTATTGCAAGTTTTAATAAGGGCAGTCTGCTGGTAGCGGATTCAAAGCTCGACTTTAAAACTACTCCCCCAATAGCAAATGAAAATCCAACGATAAGGGACTTAAATGATGCCTTTATCGAGGTGTCCGAAAAGGTAACACCTGCAACTGTATATATTGAAGTAACAACAAAAGGTAAAGAGAATAACGATAACGAGAAGCAAAACGATCTCGATTTCTTCTTTGGACCTGATAATATGGACGACATGCCAAGCCAGGGTTCGGGCTCAGGAGTTATAATAAGCAGTGATGGCTACATCATGACAAACAACCATGTTGTTACAAAAGCATCGGATGATGGTATTAAGGTTGTCTTGACTGATAAGAGAGAATTCCATGCAAGGTTGATAGGGACTGATCCTAATACGGATATCGCAGTAATAAAAATCGATGCAGACAATTTACCGGTTGCGTCAGTCGGTAATTCCGACGAAGTAAAAGTTGGTGAATGGGTACTTGCTATCGGTAATCCACTCGGACTTAATAATACAGTTACGTCGGGTATCGTATCAGCGATTGGAAGAAATATCCGTATGGGCGACAGCTATTCCATAAATAACTTCATCCAGACTGATGCAGTAATAAATCCTGGCAATAGCGGTGGTGCACTCGTTGATATGAATGGTTATGTGATTGGTATTAATGCTGCGATCAAAACCAATACCGGATTTTATCAGGGTTATGGTTTTGCCATTCCTATAAATATTGCAAAAGAAGTAGCGCAAGAACTTATCGAAAAAGGTAAAGTTGCAAGAGGCTACATAGGAGTATCGATAAAAGATGTAGATATTAAGGAAGCTAAAGGTTTAGGTCTTAATGAAGCTAAAGGTGTTCTTATCCAGGGAGTTCAACCCGGAAGCGGAGGAGAAGAAGCTGGATTAAAGATTGGCGACATTATACTAAAAGTTGACGGTCAGGAAGTGAATGCTTCTAATCAACTGCAAACCGTCATAGGTGCAAAAGATCCTGGTGATGTAGTTGATTTAACCGTATTCAGGAATGGAGATACATTTGATACAAAGGTAACATTAAAGGAAGCTATTCAGCCTAATCAGCCGGTTTCTAATAACGCGCCTGAATCAAATGAAAGCACTCCTAATCTTAATTCTAAAGCATTTGAAGGATTAGGTTTAAAGGTATCCGATATGACAGGCTCTATGCTTAGCAAGTATGGCGTAAGCAATGGGATCTATGTTACATCTGTAGGAACTTATACAGAAGCATTTAATAGAGGTCTCAGAGAAGGATTGGTTATTACTGAAGCCGATAAGAGTAAGATAAGCAGTGTTGAGGATCTGGCAAGTGTGATCAGTGATAAGAACAAGGGTGACGTGGTAATGCTCAGAGTCGTCTCCCCTGCTAAGGATGTAAGATTAATAGCTTTGGAAGTACAATAA
- the recO gene encoding DNA repair protein RecO, which yields MSIVKSEAIVTKGFRYGEASKIITLYTRDFGKFNALVKSARSVKSRSSGVFDNINHVSIIFNKKDTSDLQFISKGECINSFSKIKSDLDKLSSAFRIIELVNHATHDYDNNEDIFDLLSTCLFRLNECERNKGNYLLYFQANLTKHMGIKPELVDDNPLPGRGAAETFNSLNALKLSRKEYPIVNSLFERDLDFTGNMVLDDRDTEKIGNKFDHYLSSHLEKFGYLKTKNILHELKS from the coding sequence ATGAGTATAGTAAAATCGGAAGCAATAGTTACTAAAGGCTTCAGATATGGTGAAGCAAGTAAGATCATAACGCTTTATACGAGGGATTTCGGTAAGTTTAACGCGCTGGTAAAAAGCGCCAGAAGCGTCAAATCTAGGAGTAGTGGTGTCTTTGACAATATAAATCATGTAAGTATAATATTTAACAAGAAAGACACCAGCGATTTACAATTCATCAGCAAAGGCGAATGTATAAATTCGTTCTCAAAGATAAAGTCTGACCTGGATAAACTCTCTTCAGCATTCAGGATTATTGAGCTTGTAAATCATGCTACTCACGATTATGACAATAATGAAGATATATTTGATCTTCTAAGTACCTGTTTATTTAGGTTAAACGAATGTGAACGAAATAAGGGTAATTATTTGTTATATTTTCAGGCAAATCTTACAAAACATATGGGAATTAAGCCCGAATTGGTTGATGATAATCCCCTTCCCGGGCGTGGCGCAGCGGAAACTTTTAATTCGTTAAATGCATTAAAGCTAAGTAGAAAAGAGTACCCTATTGTTAATTCATTATTTGAAAGGGATCTCGACTTTACGGGAAATATGGTTTTGGATGACAGAGACACTGAAAAAATTGGAAATAAGTTTGATCATTACCTATCGAGTCATTTGGAAAAATTCGGTTATTTAAAAACAAAAAATATTTTACATGAATTGAAAAGTTGA
- a CDS encoding bifunctional hydroxymethylpyrimidine kinase/phosphomethylpyrimidine kinase, whose product MSFLVVGSVAFDTIETPFGKADRVVGGSATFISLTASYFTNDVKLIGIVGNDFPQDEVAFLKSKGVDTSGLEVHPDKKSFFWHGRYHFDLNTRDTLVTELNAFEDFNPIVPDNFKSSKFLCVGNIAPALQQSVIKQVTKPELIAIDTMNFWIESAKDELINTLKLADIIIINDTEARELTGEYNLVNSAKKLLSLGPRIAVIKKGEHGALLFTDDIVFSAPAYPLEVVYDPTGAGDTFAGGFMGWLAKTGSLEPENLRLAMIYGSTMASICVEKFSIDALRDLDNEKILSRFREFRQLTRFEDIEL is encoded by the coding sequence ATGAGTTTTTTGGTCGTTGGGTCGGTTGCGTTTGATACGATAGAGACCCCATTTGGTAAGGCGGATCGTGTAGTTGGTGGTTCGGCTACGTTTATATCACTTACAGCAAGCTACTTTACAAATGACGTTAAGCTAATTGGTATCGTTGGAAATGATTTTCCACAGGACGAAGTAGCGTTTCTGAAATCGAAAGGCGTTGATACATCCGGACTGGAGGTCCATCCGGATAAAAAATCCTTCTTCTGGCATGGTCGGTATCACTTCGATCTTAATACTCGTGATACACTTGTAACGGAACTGAATGCATTCGAAGATTTTAATCCGATAGTGCCGGATAATTTTAAGAGTAGTAAATTTCTTTGCGTCGGGAACATCGCCCCTGCATTACAGCAGAGCGTCATAAAGCAGGTTACAAAACCTGAGTTAATAGCAATAGACACTATGAATTTTTGGATAGAGAGTGCCAAGGATGAGCTCATAAACACATTGAAGCTTGCCGACATTATAATCATTAATGACACTGAAGCTAGAGAACTAACTGGTGAATACAATCTTGTAAATTCTGCGAAGAAGCTTCTTTCACTCGGACCAAGGATAGCCGTAATTAAGAAAGGCGAGCATGGTGCGTTGCTATTTACCGATGATATTGTATTCTCCGCGCCTGCCTACCCTCTTGAGGTTGTTTATGATCCTACCGGTGCCGGTGATACATTCGCGGGTGGTTTTATGGGATGGCTGGCAAAAACCGGAAGCCTCGAACCAGAGAATCTGCGTCTGGCTATGATATACGGCAGTACTATGGCATCTATATGTGTCGAAAAGTTTTCGATAGATGCTCTAAGAGACCTTGATAATGAAAAAATACTTTCCAGGTTTAGGGAATTCAGGCAATTGACCAGGTTCGAAGACATCGAACTATAG
- a CDS encoding DUF3467 domain-containing protein, with protein sequence MDDKQNPAQQQINIELDEKQAEGTYSNLVIITHSPAEFIMDFTRVVPGIPKAKVQSRIIMTPQHAKLFLNALNENIKRFENQFGEIKIHNQIADGGLGFQSPTNPKDEKIN encoded by the coding sequence ATGGATGACAAACAAAACCCGGCACAACAACAAATAAACATAGAATTAGATGAGAAACAGGCAGAAGGGACTTACTCTAACCTAGTGATCATTACTCATTCACCCGCAGAATTTATTATGGATTTCACGCGTGTGGTGCCCGGCATACCTAAGGCAAAGGTGCAGTCACGAATCATAATGACGCCTCAGCATGCAAAGCTTTTCCTTAACGCACTGAACGAAAATATAAAGCGGTTCGAAAATCAGTTTGGAGAAATCAAAATACATAACCAGATCGCTGACGGGGGACTTGGGTTTCAATCACCAACCAACCCCAAGGATGAAAAAATAAACTAG